One segment of Pseudophryne corroboree isolate aPseCor3 chromosome 3 unlocalized genomic scaffold, aPseCor3.hap2 SUPER_3_unloc_5, whole genome shotgun sequence DNA contains the following:
- the LOC134984357 gene encoding oocyte zinc finger protein XlCOF6.1-like, with protein MTDIKAEDIKGEEETYVTDIKAEDIEEEETYVTDIKAEDIEGEEETDYSNLLSYTLLCQYKLMRNLFSPNGHTSRNISEGHLMLSPDCDIKDNDSRQDSPGDNPITPIIHPALSADPPDPGKCSPDHSDIGASVTALRVDTEFPCSIDAKCFTQNTKLITHQPAKAGERPFPCSECGKCFTYKSHLVIHQGSHTGEMPLTCSECGKCFARKSHLVIHQRSHTGEKPFSCSECGKCFSQKSNLVQHQRSHTGEKPFSCSECGKCFSQKSNLVQHQRSHTGEKPFSCSECGKHCLNKSHLVIHHRSHTGEKPFSCSECGKCFSQKSPLARHQRSHTGEKPFSCSECGKSFTLKLHLVRHQRTHTDENIFPCSECGKCSAHNSDLRNHERSHTGEKPFSCSQCGKCFTQKSQLVTYQRSHR; from the exons atgactgatataaaggcagaagatataaagggagaagaagagacatatgtgactgatataaaggcggaAGATatagaagaagaagagacgtatgtgactgatataaaggcagaagatatagaaggagaagaagagac tgactacagcaatctcttatcctacaccctcctctgtcagtacaaattaaTGAGGAATTTGTTTTCTCCCA atggacacacaagcagaaatatctcagaaggacatctaatgttatccccggattgtgacataaaagataatgacagtagacaggattctccaggagataaccccattaccccaattatacatccagctctatcagctgatccccctgatcctgggaaatgttctcctgatcactctgatattggtgcatctgttacagctctgagagtagatacagagtttccctgttctatagatgccaaatgttttacacagaacacaaagcttattacccatcagccagctaaggcaggtgagaggccatttccatgttctgagtgtgggaaatgttttacatacaaatcacatcttgttatacatcagggaagtcacactggtgagatgccactgacatgttctgagtgtgggaaatgttttgcacggaaatcgcatcttgttatacatcagagaagtcacacaggtgagaagccattttcttgctctgagtgtgggaaatgtttttcccagaaatcaaatcttgttcaacatcagagaagtcacacaggtgagaagccgttttcttgctctgagtgtgggaaatgtttttcccagaaatcaaatcttgttcaacatcagagaagtcacacaggtgagaagccattttcttgctctgagtgtgggaaacattgtttaaataaatcacatcttgttatacatcacagaagtcatacaggtgagaagccattttcttgttctgagtgtggaaaatgtttttcccagaaatcaccacttgctagacatcagagaagtcacacaggtgagaagccattttcttgctctgagtgtgggaaaagttttacactgaaattacatcttgttagacatcagagaactcacacagatgagaatatatttccatgttctgagtgtgggaaatgttctgcACACAATTCAGATCTTAGAaaccatgagagaagtcacacaggtgagaagccattttcttgctctcagtgcgggaaatgttttacacagaaatcacaacttgttacatatCAGAGAagtcacaggtga